A part of Candidatus Acidiferrales bacterium genomic DNA contains:
- a CDS encoding aldehyde dehydrogenase (NADP(+)), which produces MTLTGRSIIGSQLAEPRGKLFRAVNPATGETLEPAYYSASDADVNLAAAAAARAFPVYSRATGKAKAAFLREIAEKIEALGDDLVNRAVVETALPPARIKTEIGRTCFQLRIFAQLVEEGSWVSARIDRPDPNRAPIPKPDMRSLERPLGPVAVFCASNFPLAYSVAGGDTASALAAGNPVVVKGHNAHPGTAEMVGQAVRDAVRDCGLPEGVFSIVFDAGIEVGIALVNHPEIRAVGFTGSRPGGRALMNAAAARPVPIPVYAEMSSVNPFFILPGAMKERGAEIAKGLHTSVTVGAGQFCTKPGVIIPASDLENSAPVREFVSSFGELMKAPADFMLLTERIHSAYFEGVRARGGKQGISFLAQNSPAENAAGFRVGTSLFEIEASNFLGDSSLQDEIFGPSTLLVRHSSREQLFEIARNLEGHLTATIHGTEEDLREYADLVALLESKVGRLIFNGYPTGLEVGHATVHGGPYPATSDGRTTSVGTQAIHRFARLVCYQNFPDAALPDELKNNNPLGIWRLIDGQMTRDAVASGPKVQAKST; this is translated from the coding sequence ATGACACTGACAGGAAGATCAATCATCGGCTCGCAACTCGCTGAGCCTCGCGGAAAACTTTTTCGCGCCGTCAATCCTGCCACCGGAGAAACGCTTGAGCCTGCGTATTATTCTGCCTCCGATGCCGATGTGAATCTAGCTGCTGCCGCTGCTGCGCGCGCATTCCCCGTTTATAGTCGCGCCACAGGCAAAGCCAAAGCGGCATTCCTTCGCGAAATCGCCGAAAAAATCGAAGCTCTCGGCGACGATCTCGTCAATCGCGCCGTCGTGGAGACTGCCCTGCCTCCGGCGCGCATCAAGACGGAAATCGGCCGCACCTGTTTTCAGCTTCGCATCTTCGCGCAGCTCGTCGAAGAAGGCTCTTGGGTTTCCGCGCGCATTGACCGCCCCGATCCCAACCGCGCTCCGATTCCCAAGCCCGACATGCGTTCGCTCGAACGCCCGCTCGGCCCTGTAGCCGTTTTCTGTGCTTCGAATTTTCCTCTCGCCTATTCCGTCGCTGGCGGCGACACGGCCTCCGCGCTCGCTGCAGGCAATCCCGTCGTCGTTAAGGGCCACAACGCTCATCCGGGCACTGCCGAAATGGTCGGCCAGGCGGTCCGCGATGCCGTTCGTGACTGCGGCTTGCCCGAAGGAGTTTTTTCCATCGTCTTCGACGCCGGCATCGAAGTCGGCATCGCTCTCGTCAATCATCCCGAAATCAGGGCCGTCGGCTTCACTGGTTCGCGCCCGGGCGGCCGCGCCTTGATGAACGCCGCCGCCGCGCGCCCGGTGCCGATTCCTGTTTACGCCGAGATGAGCAGCGTGAATCCGTTTTTCATTCTCCCCGGCGCGATGAAGGAACGCGGCGCCGAAATCGCCAAAGGTCTGCACACTTCCGTCACCGTCGGCGCCGGCCAGTTTTGCACCAAACCCGGCGTCATTATTCCCGCCAGCGACCTCGAAAATTCCGCGCCTGTGCGCGAATTCGTCTCCAGCTTTGGCGAATTAATGAAGGCGCCCGCCGATTTCATGCTTCTCACCGAGCGCATCCATTCCGCTTATTTCGAAGGCGTTCGCGCCCGCGGCGGCAAGCAAGGCATCAGTTTTCTCGCGCAGAATTCGCCTGCGGAAAATGCCGCCGGCTTCCGCGTCGGTACTTCGCTTTTTGAAATCGAAGCATCGAACTTTCTCGGCGACTCCAGCCTGCAGGACGAAATTTTTGGCCCTTCAACTCTTCTTGTTCGCCATTCTTCGCGCGAACAACTCTTCGAAATCGCCCGCAATCTCGAAGGCCATCTCACCGCCACGATTCACGGCACCGAAGAGGATTTGCGCGAATACGCTGATCTTGTCGCTCTTCTCGAATCCAAAGTCGGCCGCCTGATTTTTAATGGCTATCCCACCGGCCTCGAAGTCGGCCACGCCACCGTCCACGGCGGCCCGTATCCCGCCACGTCCGACGGCCGCACAACTTCCGTTGGCACGCAGGCCATTCATCGTTTCGCGCGCTTGGTCTGCTACCAGAATTTTCCCGATGCTGCGCTGCCTGACGAATTGAAGAATAACAATCCGCTCGGCATCTGGCGCCTCATCGATGGCCAAATGACCCGAGACGCCGTCGCCAGCGGCCCCAAAGTTCAGGCGAAATCGACGTAG